In one window of Mytilus trossulus isolate FHL-02 chromosome 7, PNRI_Mtr1.1.1.hap1, whole genome shotgun sequence DNA:
- the LOC134724644 gene encoding long-chain-fatty-acid--CoA ligase 1-like: MQNMRDTGGALGVTLGAVTAVTAAAATYYIATRPEPLIPPTDINDQATILEDGSRISKFCRDGKLLEYYYDDVKTTFEGFKRGLQMSNNGPCLGTRPPGSNQYVWQSYQQIYDRAQAFGSGLIADGLEARNDTFIGIYSINRAEWVITDQACAMFSMVSVPLYDTLGPDACKYIINQIGISHVVVDKEDKIKLLLEKASSMPTLACIIVMENVSEETKSRAAKSNVKIVKFSSVEADGKQSLQEPVPPKPKDLMTVCYTSGTTGDPKGVMISHRNMVANMSSVIYSIKTVTTIGPEDRHLSYLPLAHNFERGMNVVMYMHGCQVGFSCGDIRKLPEDLQSLKPQFFPTVPRLLNRIYDKVLAATKSSALKRWLFNLALSEKMKEIQSFIIRKDSIWDYLVFGKIQKQLGGKVRIILTGSAPIEPKVMDFSRCAFGCLVMEGYGQTEALAGCTITIAGDYTTGHVGSPLPGCKVKVVDVPDMGYYAKEGKGEVCVYGPNVFSGYFNNKEKTKEALDKDGWLHTGDIGVWLPNGTLKIVDRKKNIFKLAQGEYIAPEKIEIAYMRSEYVAQVFIEGDSLKPFLLGIIVPDAETIMKVAKDNGVSEDMELVCQSKKIKDIILKDIIAVGKSLGLKSFEQVRDIHLHHDLFSVENNLLTSTFKNKRPQLRQFFNRKVQDLYAKHEV, translated from the exons ATGCAGAATATGAGAGATACTGGAGGTGCCTTAGGTGTAACATTAGGGGCTGTGACAGCTGTTACAGCGGCTGCTGCCACTTATTACATTGCCACACGACCAGAGCCACTTATACCACCTACAGATATAAATGACCAGGCTACCATATTAGAG GATGGTTCACGTATATCTAAGTTCTGTAGAGATGGTAAACTGTTAGAATATTACTATGATGATGTTAAGACGACATTTGAAGGATTTAAACGTGGATTACAAATGTCAA ACAATGGTCCATGCTTAGGAACCAGACCACCAGGGAGCAATCAGTATGTCTGGCAGTCATATCAGCAG atttatGACAGGGCTCAAGCTTTTGGATCAGGATTAATAGCTGATGGTTTAGAGGCTAGAAATGATACATTCATAGGAATATACAGCATAAACAGAGCTGAG TGGGTGATAACAGACCAAGCTTGTGCCATGTTCTCTATGGTGTCAGTTCCATTATATGATACACTAGGACCTGATGCAtgcaaatatattattaaccaaa TTGGTATATCCCATGTTGTTGTGGACAAAGaagacaaaattaaacttttattagAAAAGGCCAGCAGCATGCCAACACTAGCATGCATCATTGTAATGGAAAATGTCAGTGAAGAAACTAAATCTCGGGCTGCAAAGAGTAATGTCAAAATTGTTAAGTTTTCATCTGTTGAA GCTGATGGTAAACAGTCATTACAGGAACCAGTG cctCCTAAACCAAAAGATTTAATGACAGTATGTTATACCAGTGGAACAACAG gTGATCCTAAAGGTGTAATGATCTCCCACAGAAACATGGTGGCTAACATGTCATCTGTTATTTATAGTATAAAG acaGTTACCACGATAGGACCAGAAGACAGACATTTATCCTATCTGCCATTAGCTCACAACTTCGAGAGAGGAATGAAT GTTGTTATGTATATGCATGGATGTCAGGTAGGATTTTCCTGTGGAGATATAAGGAAACTTCCAGAAGATCTACAGAGTCTCAAACCACAATTCTTCCCTACAGTGCCAAGGTTACTTAACAGAATTTACGACAAG GTTCTTGCTGCCACTAAATCAAGTGCTTTAAAACGTTGGTTATTTAATTTGGCTCTGTCTGAAAAGATGAAAGAAATTCAAAG CTTTATAATAAGAAAAGACAGTATATGGGATTACCTTGTGTTTGGTAAGATACAGAAACAGTTAGGAGGGAAAGTAAGGATCATCCTAACAGGGTCAGCACCTATAGAACCAAAGGTCATGGACTTTAGCAGGTGTGCATTTGGTTGTTTG GTAATGGAAGGTTATGGACAAACAGAAGCACTGGCTGGGTGTACAATAACTATAGCAGGGGATTACACCACAG GACATGTAGGAAGTCCATTACCAGGATGTAAAGTTAAAGTTGTTGATGTACCAGACATGGGGTACTATGCAAAGGAAGGAAAAGGGGAG GTCTGCGTCTATGGACCAAATGTATTTAGTGGTTACTTCAACAACAAGGAAAAGACGAAGGAAGCATTAGACAAGGATGGCTGGTTACATACAGGAGATATTGGTGTCTGGTTACCG AATGGTACTTTGAAGATTGTTGACAGAAAGAAAAACATCTTTAAACTTGCTCAG gGAGAGTATATTGCTCCTGAGAAGATAGAGATAGCCTATATGAGGAGTGAATATGTTGCTCAAGTGTTCATTGAAGGGGATAGCTTAAAG CCATTCCTACTGGGTATTATAGTACCAGATGCAGAAACTATAATGAAGGTTGCTAAAGATAATGGCGTGTCAGAGGATATGGAATTAGTCTGTCAGAGTAAG AAAATCAAAGACATCATTCTAAAAGACATAATAGCTGTTGGGAAAAGTTTAGGACTGAAATCATTTGAACAG GTTAGAGATATTCACCTTCATCATGATTTGTTTTCTGTGGAGAATAACCTACTTACATCAACCTTCAAGAATAAACGACCTCAGCTCAGGCAGTTCTTCAACAGAAAAGTTCAAGATCTCTATGCCAAACATGAGGTATAG